The following proteins are encoded in a genomic region of Emys orbicularis isolate rEmyOrb1 chromosome 19, rEmyOrb1.hap1, whole genome shotgun sequence:
- the LOC135891877 gene encoding cytochrome c oxidase assembly protein COX14, with product MVSAKQLADFGYKAFSGSMMLLTVYGGYLCSARVYRYFQRQKALKQLEQNQLNPGTMED from the coding sequence ATGGTCTCCGCCAAGCAGCTAGCGGACTTCGGGTACAAGGCCTTCTCCGGCTCCATGATGCTTCTGACCGTCTACGGGGGCTATCTCTGCAGCGCCAGAGTTTACCGTTACTTCCAGCGCCAAAAAGCCCTGAAGCAGCTTGAACAGAACCAGCTAAACCCAGGGACCATGGAAGACTGA
- the GPD1 gene encoding glycerol-3-phosphate dehydrogenase [NAD(+)], cytoplasmic isoform X2, translating into MGGRKVCIVGSGNWGSAIAKIVGSNAAKLEQFDTTVNMWVFEEEVSGKKLTEIINMQHENVKYLPGHKLPPNVGVDEGPEGLKLISHVIHEWLGIEMSVLMGANIANEVAEEKFCETTIGCKNLEHGQILKELMQTRNFRITVVPEADTVEICGALKNVVAVGAGFCDGLSFGDNTKAAVIRLGLMEMITFAKLFCKGPVTSATFLESCGIADLITTCYGGRNRRVAEAFARTGKSIEQLEKEMLNGQKLQGPQTAAELNHILKQKNLVEKFPLFTAVYQICYEDKPVAEFIKCLQNHPAHM; encoded by the exons ATGGGCGGCCGGAAAGTCTGTATCGTGGGCTCCGGGAACTG gggcTCAGCCATCGCCAAGATCGTGGGCAGCAATGCGGCCAAGCTGGAGCAGTTTGACACCACAGTGAACATGTGGGTATTTGAGGAGGAGGTGAGTGGGAAGAAGCTCACCGAAATCATCAACATGCAACATGAGAACGTCAAATACTTGCCAGGGCAcaagctgccacctaatgtg GGCGTGGATGAGGGCCCAGAGGGGCTGAAGCTGATCTCGCACGTTATCCATGAATGGCTGGGCATCGAGATGAGCGTCCTGATGGGGGCCAACATTGCCAACGAAGTGGCAGAGGAGAAGTTCTGCGAAACGACCATTG GCTgcaagaacctggagcatgggCAAATCCTGAAGGAGCTGATGCAGACGCGCAACTTCCGGATCACCGTGGTACCGGAGGCTGACACCGTGGAGATCTGCGGGGCCCTCAAG AACGTCGTAGCTGTAGGGGCTGGTTTCTGTGATGGCCTGAGCTTTGGGGACAACACCAAGGCAGCTGTGATTCGCCTCGGGCTGATGGAGATGATCACCTTTGCCAAGCTCTTCTGCAAAGGCCCTGTCACCTCGGCCACCTTCCTGGAGAGCTGTGGGATTGCCGACCTTATCACCACCTGCTATGGTGGCAGGAACCGCAGGGTGGCCGAGGCCTTTGCCAGGACCGGGAAG TCCATTGAGCAGTTGGAGAAGGAGATGCTGAATGGTCAGAAGCTGCAGGGTCCCCAGACGGCCGCCGAGCTGAACCACATCCTCAAACAGAAGAACCTGGTGGAGAA GTTCCCCCTCTTCACTGCTGTGTATCAGATCTGCTACGAGGACAAACCTGTTGCTGAATTCATCAAGTGCCTCCAGAACCATCCTGCCCACATGTAA
- the GPD1 gene encoding glycerol-3-phosphate dehydrogenase [NAD(+)], cytoplasmic isoform X1, translating to MGGRKVCIVGSGNWGSAIAKIVGSNAAKLEQFDTTVNMWVFEEEVSGKKLTEIINMQHENVKYLPGHKLPPNVVAVPDLLKASAGADILIFVVPHQFIGKLCEQLKDHVKKETIGVSLIKGVDEGPEGLKLISHVIHEWLGIEMSVLMGANIANEVAEEKFCETTIGCKNLEHGQILKELMQTRNFRITVVPEADTVEICGALKNVVAVGAGFCDGLSFGDNTKAAVIRLGLMEMITFAKLFCKGPVTSATFLESCGIADLITTCYGGRNRRVAEAFARTGKSIEQLEKEMLNGQKLQGPQTAAELNHILKQKNLVEKFPLFTAVYQICYEDKPVAEFIKCLQNHPAHM from the exons ATGGGCGGCCGGAAAGTCTGTATCGTGGGCTCCGGGAACTG gggcTCAGCCATCGCCAAGATCGTGGGCAGCAATGCGGCCAAGCTGGAGCAGTTTGACACCACAGTGAACATGTGGGTATTTGAGGAGGAGGTGAGTGGGAAGAAGCTCACCGAAATCATCAACATGCAACATGAGAACGTCAAATACTTGCCAGGGCAcaagctgccacctaatgtg GTGGCGGTGCCAGACCTGCTGAAGGCCTCAGCTGGGGCAGACATCCTCATCTTTGTGGTGCCCCACCAGTTCATCGGCAAACTCTGTGAACAGCTCAAAGACCATGTGAAGAAGGAGACCATCGGGGTATCGCTCATCAAG GGCGTGGATGAGGGCCCAGAGGGGCTGAAGCTGATCTCGCACGTTATCCATGAATGGCTGGGCATCGAGATGAGCGTCCTGATGGGGGCCAACATTGCCAACGAAGTGGCAGAGGAGAAGTTCTGCGAAACGACCATTG GCTgcaagaacctggagcatgggCAAATCCTGAAGGAGCTGATGCAGACGCGCAACTTCCGGATCACCGTGGTACCGGAGGCTGACACCGTGGAGATCTGCGGGGCCCTCAAG AACGTCGTAGCTGTAGGGGCTGGTTTCTGTGATGGCCTGAGCTTTGGGGACAACACCAAGGCAGCTGTGATTCGCCTCGGGCTGATGGAGATGATCACCTTTGCCAAGCTCTTCTGCAAAGGCCCTGTCACCTCGGCCACCTTCCTGGAGAGCTGTGGGATTGCCGACCTTATCACCACCTGCTATGGTGGCAGGAACCGCAGGGTGGCCGAGGCCTTTGCCAGGACCGGGAAG TCCATTGAGCAGTTGGAGAAGGAGATGCTGAATGGTCAGAAGCTGCAGGGTCCCCAGACGGCCGCCGAGCTGAACCACATCCTCAAACAGAAGAACCTGGTGGAGAA GTTCCCCCTCTTCACTGCTGTGTATCAGATCTGCTACGAGGACAAACCTGTTGCTGAATTCATCAAGTGCCTCCAGAACCATCCTGCCCACATGTAA